The following is a genomic window from Opitutus sp. GAS368.
CCGCATCCCGCCTGGACCGTGATATTATTTTCGAACGAAGGCGGGATGCGGTGATCCCGCCCTACAGGGCTTGCGCCCGGCGGGATTTCGCGGCACACAGGCGTTCCCCTATGCAAAACCGCACCCGTCTGCTGACCGCATGCGCGGTCGCCCTGTTCGCGGCGTGGCCGGCCTCCGCGGCCGATAATCCCACGCCGGCCCAGATCGCCGCCGAATCCGCCAAGGCCAACGCGTTCTTCGACCGCGTGTTTGACGAGGCCGTGGCCCGCAGCCCGATGTTCGAGGCCCAGCTCGGCATCAAGAAGGACACCGACAAGTGGGACGACATCTCCGACGCCCATGCGCTCGAAGACCTCGTCATCACCGTCCGGAATCTCGCCGAGCTGAAGCGCTCCATCGACTTCGAGACGTTGAACGACCAGGCCAAGGTAAGCTACCGGATGTTCGTCAACGACGCCGAGCGCAGCATCGAGGGCTGGCGCTGGCGCTTCCACAACTACCCGCTCAACCAGATGTCGGGCCTCCACTCGGAGGCGCCGGCGTTCCTCATCAACTACCATCCCATCGCCGATGCCGCCGATGCCCGCGCCTACATCGCCCGGCTCCGCGGCATGGACCCGATGTTCGACCAGCTCATCGCGGGCGTGAAGATCCGCGAAACGAAGAACATCATCCCGCCGCGCTTCGTCTTCCCGCTGGTCACCGACTCGATCAAGGAGGTTATCAGCGGCGAGCCGTTCGACGGCTCGGCGAAAAAGAGCGCATTGTGGGAGGACTTTGAGGGCAAGGTCGGCGCGCTGAAAGATGTCGATGCCGCCACGAAGGCGAAACTCCTGGCCGACGGCCGCGCGGCCCTGCTCGAGGCGGTGAAGCCGGCCTACGAAAGGCTTCTCGCCGTGCTGGCCGCCCAGCAGAAGATCGCGACCGACGACGACGGGGCCTGGAAATTCTCCGAGGGCGACGAGTTCTACGCCTTCGCCCTCCGCGGGGCGACGACCACGCGCATGACCGCCGACCAGATCCACCAGCTGGGCCTGAGCGAGGTGGCGCGCATC
Proteins encoded in this region:
- a CDS encoding DUF885 domain-containing protein encodes the protein MQNRTRLLTACAVALFAAWPASAADNPTPAQIAAESAKANAFFDRVFDEAVARSPMFEAQLGIKKDTDKWDDISDAHALEDLVITVRNLAELKRSIDFETLNDQAKVSYRMFVNDAERSIEGWRWRFHNYPLNQMSGLHSEAPAFLINYHPIADAADARAYIARLRGMDPMFDQLIAGVKIRETKNIIPPRFVFPLVTDSIKEVISGEPFDGSAKKSALWEDFEGKVGALKDVDAATKAKLLADGRAALLEAVKPAYERLLAVLAAQQKIATDDDGAWKFSEGDEFYAFALRGATTTRMTADQIHQLGLSEVARIHRDMQAIMTKVGFKGDLKAFFKFIKEDPQFYYPTTPEGKAAYLKRATQIIDDMRVRLDEFFITKPKAPLVVKQVEPFREQGAAGAFYEQPSADGSRPGTYYVNTVDMRGVPIFEMETLAHHEAIPGHHMQIAIAQELQGIPKFRMYGGNNAYVEGWALYCEYFPKEFGFYTDPYMDFGRLNDELLRAVRLVVDTGIHSKHWTRDQVVQYFRDNTPNPERDIFTETNRYIVWPAQATSYKIGMLKILELRELAKKQLGAAFDLRQYHDLVLKNGSVPLDILEENVRAWIAKKKG